One uncultured Caproiciproducens sp. DNA segment encodes these proteins:
- a CDS encoding sugar ABC transporter ATP-binding protein: MPDNILWMKNITKLYPGVKALDDVNLEVQRGEIHAVVGENGAGKSTLMNVLSGTIPYGEYEGAILFNGEECQFKRIHDSEKLGIVIIHQELALIPELSIGENMFLGNERKGNLGIDWHETYNQADKHLKEVGLQEKATTLIKDIGTGKQQLVEIAKALSKNVKLLILDEPTSSLNEEESKMLLDMLLQFKKQGMTSIIISHKLSEVAYVADRITVLRDGATIETIGNESHNIDESRIIRGMVGRELTNRFPSREHKVSPEIGMEVKDWNVYHPVYTEKRVVNNVSFHVHKGEIVGFSGLQGAGRTELAKSLFGKSYGSGISGQEFLNEKEVHLKTEREAIEHGLAYVTEDRKTNGLVLIDTIAKNTTMARLQKVCDKRGIIDVGMENHVAEKCRAALNIKTPTVQQLVGNLSGGNQQKVLLSKWMFADPDVLILDEPTRGIDVGAKYEIYCIMNDMAAQGKSVVMISSELPELLGMCDRIYVMNEGSLVAEMEKAEATQEKIMAAILRSGKKSVPDEQKDA; encoded by the coding sequence ATGCCGGACAATATTTTATGGATGAAAAACATCACGAAACTGTACCCCGGCGTAAAAGCACTGGATGATGTAAATCTGGAAGTGCAGCGCGGAGAAATTCACGCGGTGGTTGGGGAAAACGGCGCCGGAAAATCAACCCTGATGAATGTTTTAAGCGGAACCATTCCCTATGGGGAGTATGAGGGTGCGATCCTCTTCAATGGGGAGGAATGCCAGTTTAAACGCATTCACGACAGCGAAAAGCTGGGGATTGTCATTATTCATCAGGAGCTGGCTCTGATTCCGGAGCTTTCCATTGGCGAAAACATGTTTCTTGGAAATGAACGCAAGGGGAATCTTGGCATCGATTGGCACGAAACCTATAATCAGGCGGATAAGCATCTGAAAGAAGTGGGCCTGCAGGAAAAGGCGACGACGCTGATTAAGGATATCGGAACAGGAAAACAGCAGCTGGTCGAAATCGCGAAGGCGCTTTCCAAAAATGTGAAGCTGCTTATTTTGGACGAACCGACCTCTTCTCTGAATGAAGAAGAGTCGAAGATGCTTTTAGACATGCTGCTGCAGTTTAAAAAGCAGGGAATGACTTCTATCATTATTTCCCATAAATTGTCGGAGGTCGCCTACGTGGCCGACAGGATCACGGTTCTGCGCGACGGCGCGACGATCGAGACAATCGGGAATGAAAGTCATAATATTGACGAGAGCCGTATCATCCGGGGGATGGTCGGCCGCGAACTGACCAACCGTTTTCCCTCCAGAGAACATAAGGTCAGTCCGGAAATCGGTATGGAAGTAAAAGACTGGAACGTCTATCACCCGGTTTACACAGAAAAACGCGTGGTAAACAACGTCAGTTTTCATGTACATAAGGGAGAAATCGTCGGTTTTTCCGGCCTGCAGGGCGCGGGGCGTACCGAACTGGCGAAATCCCTGTTCGGAAAAAGCTACGGCAGCGGCATTTCCGGACAGGAGTTTTTAAACGAGAAAGAAGTTCACCTAAAAACCGAAAGAGAAGCCATTGAGCACGGACTCGCCTATGTGACCGAGGACCGTAAGACAAACGGCCTGGTTCTGATTGACACGATCGCAAAGAACACCACGATGGCTCGGTTGCAGAAGGTCTGTGATAAACGGGGGATTATCGACGTCGGCATGGAAAACCATGTCGCTGAAAAATGCAGGGCCGCTCTTAACATCAAGACGCCGACCGTGCAGCAGCTTGTCGGCAATCTTTCGGGCGGCAATCAGCAGAAGGTCCTGCTTTCAAAGTGGATGTTTGCGGACCCGGATGTCCTGATTCTGGATGAGCCGACCCGCGGGATCGATGTGGGAGCGAAGTATGAAATTTATTGCATTATGAATGACATGGCCGCACAGGGGAAATCAGTTGTCATGATTTCATCCGAGCT
- a CDS encoding sugar-binding protein, with protein sequence MKKFLAAVLACAMVLSLAACSNGSEGSSAPPATASTAETSSGETTGGSKLIGISMPTKSLERWNRDGSYLEQQFKGKGCDVKLTYSDNKIDQQVKDIENLIADKVNLLVVAAIDGESLSNVLNTAKSANIPVISYDRLIMNTDAIAYYVSFDNYKVGQLQGQFVIDKLGLKQGDKSKTYNIEFTAGDPADNNATFFFNGAVDTLKSYIDDGILKIPSGQKTFQQVATASWDTKNAMNRMQNILASYYSDGKTQLDVALCSNDSTALGVTQAIESDYKGNNTPIITGQDGDEANLANILDGKQSMTVYKAVANEAVVTLDLGMAILNGEKPDGQLIQSAGWKFDCSYDTKAYDNKKGIVPSFLLVPTVVTKDNLQKELVDTGYYTMDGKYPKAKK encoded by the coding sequence ATGAAAAAGTTTTTGGCGGCTGTATTGGCCTGTGCAATGGTTCTGTCACTTGCGGCCTGCAGCAATGGTTCAGAAGGGTCAAGCGCACCACCTGCCACGGCAAGCACCGCGGAAACCTCTAGCGGAGAAACGACGGGCGGCAGCAAGCTGATCGGCATTTCCATGCCCACAAAGTCTCTGGAGCGCTGGAACAGGGACGGTTCTTATCTGGAACAGCAGTTTAAGGGCAAGGGCTGCGATGTAAAGCTTACCTATTCGGACAACAAAATTGATCAGCAGGTCAAGGATATTGAGAATCTGATCGCCGACAAAGTAAACCTTCTGGTTGTGGCGGCGATTGACGGCGAGTCACTTTCCAACGTTTTGAACACCGCGAAGAGCGCAAACATTCCTGTTATCTCCTATGACCGGCTGATTATGAACACGGATGCGATCGCCTACTACGTATCGTTCGATAACTACAAGGTAGGCCAGCTGCAGGGTCAGTTTGTAATCGACAAGCTTGGTCTGAAGCAGGGCGACAAATCCAAAACCTATAACATCGAATTCACCGCGGGCGACCCGGCCGACAACAATGCAACTTTCTTCTTTAACGGTGCGGTGGATACCCTAAAGTCCTACATAGATGACGGTATTCTGAAAATCCCGTCCGGCCAGAAGACGTTCCAGCAGGTCGCCACCGCGTCCTGGGATACCAAGAATGCCATGAACCGTATGCAGAACATTCTGGCTTCCTATTATTCGGACGGCAAAACGCAGCTGGATGTCGCCCTTTGCTCCAACGACTCCACGGCGCTTGGTGTTACCCAGGCGATCGAATCCGATTATAAGGGCAACAATACTCCGATTATCACGGGGCAGGACGGCGATGAGGCAAACCTCGCAAATATTCTGGACGGCAAGCAGTCTATGACCGTTTATAAGGCAGTTGCGAACGAAGCGGTCGTTACGCTTGATCTCGGCATGGCGATCCTGAACGGCGAAAAGCCGGACGGCCAGTTGATTCAGTCCGCCGGCTGGAAGTTCGACTGCTCTTATGATACAAAAGCTTACGACAATAAAAAGGGAATTGTTCCTTCCTTCCTGCTTGTGCCTACCGTTGTTACGAAAGACAATCTTCAGAAAGAACTGGTTGACACGGGATACTACACTATGGACGGTAAATATCCAAAAGCAAAGAAGTAA
- a CDS encoding ROK family transcriptional regulator codes for MKDLRMPATERRRLTRNSIYNFIYESETPPAKQEIAQQLNLSLPTVHQNITELLNGGLIRVGQVQKSTGGRRPVGYSVVSDVKFAIGISITADKLRFLASDLKQRELAYQKIEIGSLKGGDIGRLIRDELEIFLDKNRLDRSRLLGVGITLPAVLDEEKDEVKLSPTLQMRDISLGTIREPIPYPTHIENDGTSGGFAEWFESRNAVGSDIAYLYLENGVGGAVFINGAPYSGKNKRSGEFGHMCVEPGGLPCNCGKRGCLEAYCSALRISAKLRITVEEFFEDLEKGNPDYRALWQDFLEHLSTGINNIRMALDCDVILGGLLAQYLEPYMPQLRSIVAQRNTFEDNADYVRLCRYPRRADMMGVAWHYIKEYIENI; via the coding sequence ATGAAAGATTTAAGAATGCCTGCCACCGAAAGACGCAGGCTCACGCGCAACAGCATTTACAATTTTATTTATGAATCCGAAACTCCGCCCGCCAAACAGGAAATCGCACAGCAGCTGAACCTGAGCTTACCGACGGTTCACCAAAATATTACAGAACTGCTGAACGGCGGATTAATACGGGTGGGACAGGTACAAAAATCTACGGGGGGGCGCCGTCCGGTCGGATATTCCGTCGTCAGCGACGTTAAGTTTGCCATAGGGATCTCGATCACCGCGGATAAACTGCGCTTTCTCGCGTCAGATTTAAAGCAGCGGGAACTGGCCTATCAGAAAATCGAGATAGGATCGTTAAAAGGAGGCGATATCGGCAGACTGATCAGGGATGAACTGGAAATCTTTTTAGACAAGAACCGGCTGGACCGCAGCCGGCTGCTGGGCGTCGGCATCACGCTGCCGGCGGTTCTGGATGAAGAAAAGGACGAAGTAAAACTATCGCCGACCCTGCAGATGCGTGATATCAGTCTGGGTACGATTCGGGAGCCGATCCCCTATCCGACCCATATTGAAAACGACGGAACCAGCGGCGGGTTTGCCGAATGGTTTGAATCGCGTAACGCTGTGGGCAGCGATATCGCCTATCTTTATTTGGAAAACGGTGTCGGCGGGGCAGTCTTCATCAACGGGGCACCGTATTCCGGAAAAAACAAGAGGAGCGGGGAATTCGGCCACATGTGTGTGGAGCCGGGAGGACTTCCCTGCAACTGCGGGAAAAGGGGATGCCTGGAGGCCTACTGCTCGGCTCTTCGGATCAGCGCGAAGCTCAGAATAACGGTTGAGGAATTTTTCGAAGATCTTGAAAAGGGAAATCCGGATTACCGGGCGCTTTGGCAAGACTTTCTGGAACATCTTTCCACTGGAATTAACAATATCCGTATGGCGCTGGACTGCGACGTGATATTGGGCGGATTACTCGCCCAATATCTGGAACCGTATATGCCGCAGCTAAGAAGCATTGTCGCCCAAAGAAATACGTTTGAAGATAACGCGGATTATGTCAGACTGTGCCGTTATCCGCGCAGAGCTGATATGATGGGCGTAGCCTGGCATTATATTAAAGAGTATATTGAAAACATTTGA
- a CDS encoding chromate transporter, translating into MENNNGTTKQGVLKKLFFSTLYLSTFTFGGGYVIVTLLKNKFVDELHWIDEDEMLDLVAIAQSSPGAIAVNGAIVVGYKLAGFPGILFSILGAVLPPLVILTVISYCYAAFKANFYIQALLKGMRAGVGAVIVSVVYDMGSNVVKQKDPLLLAVMAAAFISNYFFGVSVIYIILLVAALGAVRILIRECRKDKTK; encoded by the coding sequence ATGGAGAACAACAACGGAACAACGAAACAGGGTGTTTTGAAAAAACTGTTTTTTTCCACTCTGTATTTAAGCACTTTTACCTTCGGAGGGGGTTACGTCATCGTAACACTCCTAAAGAACAAGTTTGTCGATGAACTGCATTGGATCGACGAGGATGAAATGTTGGACCTGGTGGCAATCGCCCAGTCTTCCCCCGGAGCGATCGCGGTTAACGGGGCGATTGTCGTCGGATATAAACTGGCCGGTTTCCCGGGTATTCTGTTCTCAATCCTGGGGGCAGTCCTCCCGCCCTTGGTCATCTTGACGGTAATTTCCTATTGTTACGCCGCTTTTAAGGCGAATTTCTATATCCAAGCGCTTTTGAAAGGGATGCGTGCCGGCGTGGGTGCCGTGATCGTGTCCGTCGTGTATGATATGGGGAGCAATGTTGTCAAACAGAAGGATCCTCTTCTTCTGGCGGTGATGGCGGCGGCCTTTATCTCAAATTACTTTTTCGGTGTCAGTGTAATTTATATTATTCTGCTGGTGGCGGCCCTCGGTGCGGTCAGGATTCTCATCCGGGAATGCAGAAAGGATAAAACAAAATGA
- a CDS encoding chromate transporter yields MIYVKLFLAFLQIGAFSFGGGYAALPLIQAQVVDQYHWLTMSDYTDLITISQMTPGPIAINAATFVGNQIAGIPGALIATLGCILPSCIFVSALAWLYTKYRKLSIMQGILESLRPAVVAMIATAGVTILLPAFFLNGSISFLAGNFQIRPVLYFAGALFLLRKFKMDPVKVMVLCGVAEVGWESAVKFL; encoded by the coding sequence ATGATTTATGTAAAACTGTTCCTCGCATTTCTGCAGATCGGCGCTTTCAGCTTTGGCGGCGGGTACGCGGCGCTGCCGCTGATTCAGGCGCAAGTGGTCGACCAGTACCATTGGCTGACGATGTCCGATTATACCGACCTGATCACGATATCCCAGATGACCCCGGGCCCCATTGCAATCAACGCGGCGACCTTTGTGGGAAATCAGATTGCCGGCATTCCGGGGGCTTTGATTGCAACTCTGGGCTGCATCCTTCCATCCTGTATCTTTGTATCGGCTCTAGCATGGCTCTATACCAAATACCGGAAATTAAGCATAATGCAGGGCATTCTGGAATCCTTACGGCCGGCAGTCGTGGCTATGATTGCGACCGCCGGAGTTACCATTCTGCTGCCGGCTTTCTTTTTGAACGGAAGCATTTCCTTCCTTGCGGGCAATTTTCAGATCCGGCCCGTCCTTTATTTTGCCGGCGCGCTGTTCCTGCTGAGAAAGTTTAAAATGGACCCCGTCAAGGTGATGGTGCTCTGCGGGGTGGCGGAAGTGGGCTGGGAAAGCGCCGTAAAGTTTTTATAG
- the crcB gene encoding fluoride efflux transporter CrcB — MDLALLSIGGACGAMARYHLGIAFLKHKNHTFPLSTFIINIAGAFLLGVICGLGVSGNPYLLLGDGFCGAFTTFSTFAVESVQLMRHDAVKESILFIALSAAFGLICFFVGYRMGGFF, encoded by the coding sequence ATGGATCTTGCATTATTGAGTATTGGCGGCGCCTGCGGCGCAATGGCCCGCTATCATTTAGGGATTGCTTTTTTGAAGCATAAGAATCATACTTTTCCGCTCAGCACATTTATTATCAATATAGCAGGCGCATTTCTTCTTGGAGTCATTTGCGGATTAGGCGTCAGCGGAAATCCATATCTGCTTTTAGGGGATGGCTTTTGCGGTGCATTTACCACCTTTTCAACTTTTGCAGTTGAAAGCGTTCAATTAATGCGACATGATGCAGTGAAGGAATCTATATTGTTTATTGCGTTGTCGGCAGCTTTTGGACTGATTTGTTTTTTTGTTGGTTATAGAATGGGCGGATTTTTTTAA
- a CDS encoding CrcB family protein, translated as MKKNLAVGIGGAVGTIVRYVIHQLPLPFDNVYRPILTMLINVSGSFLLGFLIILFAKKIPVNAEIRLGFTTGLLGGYTTFSTLCKESVLLGLSGDSFSSAVYVAATILLGLAAAWLGIGAAKQIERRSA; from the coding sequence ATGAAAAAAAATTTAGCTGTTGGTATCGGAGGAGCTGTCGGAACAATAGTAAGGTATGTGATCCATCAGCTCCCGTTACCATTTGATAACGTTTACCGTCCGATCCTTACGATGCTTATTAATGTGAGCGGGAGTTTTTTATTGGGATTTTTAATTATCCTGTTCGCAAAGAAGATCCCTGTGAACGCTGAGATACGGTTAGGCTTTACCACCGGTTTGTTGGGGGGATATACCACGTTTTCCACACTTTGCAAAGAATCGGTCTTGTTGGGTCTTTCCGGAGACTCCTTTTCTTCGGCAGTTTACGTTGCTGCTACTATTCTGCTGGGCCTTGCCGCTGCATGGCTTGGCATTGGAGCAGCCAAACAGATTGAACGGAGGAGTGCTTAA
- a CDS encoding DUF1653 domain-containing protein, giving the protein MKDEIKTGRYLHFKGNEYQVLYIAQHSESLEKMVVYQALYGEKGIWVRPASMWNDTVELNGSTVNRFTYIGD; this is encoded by the coding sequence ATGAAAGACGAAATTAAAACAGGCCGATATCTTCACTTTAAAGGAAACGAATATCAAGTATTATATATTGCTCAACATTCAGAGTCCCTGGAGAAAATGGTCGTCTATCAGGCGCTATATGGTGAAAAAGGTATATGGGTACGGCCAGCTTCTATGTGGAACGATACTGTCGAACTCAACGGCAGCACTGTAAATAGATTTACCTATATCGGAGATTGA
- a CDS encoding EAL domain-containing protein, with protein sequence MYKQLSDKYKIYFIPKIFSILLLIFIIDNIVYITGETSLSYSHMMYIPIILSAFLLGIKGSVGTAVLSGLTLGPLMPDGVYEGMRQDPSSWIIRTVFFIIIGLIIGLSFDRIKMDKENQIKKSYEHITTGYQNSNKLRLDLNEMIKKQMKFTLVAFRIVNFDHVNRYVDYKIGEKSAMEVLEGLSGLFGRGNIYSMYTNEMIVIMRECNIEDAYANAKKFLNNFDEPIFVDGLPVGLVIKGGIANFPLHGKEVNDLFEKISKTLDHGAFDKNGVSIYENSIAQKIKENYDTAVLLYDAVKHDKLTIVYQPKINLQRNEVIGVEALLRWNNGAKGKMSPGEFIKIAEDAGIINDITKWVIKNVIDQLKKWQNEGIKIKVAINISSKDLKDDSIIGYTIDHIKEKQIEPTMIEFELTERTIVENENRLEHFLNRLKDIGIEISLDDFGTGNNSLIHLVSLPIDFIKIDKVFIDNINDLHNKALVDGIINLAHNLGMKVIAEGVETKEQIEILSNMNCDNIQGYYFSKPLTPEKTKEFIVNFGKEQPLECGAV encoded by the coding sequence ATGTATAAACAATTATCAGACAAATATAAAATTTATTTCATCCCAAAAATATTTAGTATTTTATTATTAATATTCATAATAGATAATATCGTTTATATAACGGGTGAGACTTCATTGTCTTATAGCCATATGATGTATATTCCAATCATATTATCCGCGTTTCTTCTGGGAATTAAGGGCAGTGTAGGAACCGCTGTATTGTCAGGGCTTACTTTAGGACCATTAATGCCTGACGGTGTATATGAAGGTATGAGGCAAGATCCAAGCAGCTGGATTATTAGAACTGTTTTTTTCATTATTATTGGGCTAATTATTGGTTTATCGTTTGATCGCATTAAAATGGATAAAGAGAATCAAATCAAAAAATCATACGAACATATTACTACAGGGTATCAAAACAGTAATAAGCTAAGACTTGATTTAAACGAAATGATTAAGAAACAAATGAAGTTCACACTGGTTGCATTCAGAATTGTAAATTTTGACCACGTTAACAGGTATGTAGATTATAAAATCGGAGAAAAATCGGCCATGGAGGTCCTGGAAGGCTTGTCAGGATTGTTCGGAAGAGGCAATATATATTCGATGTATACAAATGAAATGATTGTTATCATGCGCGAATGCAATATTGAAGATGCCTACGCCAATGCAAAAAAATTTTTAAATAATTTTGATGAACCAATTTTTGTCGATGGGTTACCGGTCGGGCTTGTTATTAAGGGCGGTATTGCAAATTTTCCGTTACACGGCAAAGAAGTAAATGACCTATTTGAAAAAATAAGCAAAACATTGGATCATGGCGCATTTGACAAGAATGGCGTTTCAATTTATGAAAATTCCATAGCACAGAAAATTAAAGAAAATTACGACACAGCCGTTTTACTCTATGATGCTGTAAAACATGATAAGTTAACCATCGTGTATCAGCCAAAAATAAATCTGCAGAGAAATGAAGTCATCGGAGTTGAAGCGCTGTTGAGATGGAATAATGGCGCTAAAGGGAAAATGAGCCCGGGAGAATTTATTAAAATAGCAGAAGATGCGGGAATTATTAATGATATTACAAAATGGGTGATAAAAAATGTGATTGACCAATTAAAAAAGTGGCAAAACGAAGGAATAAAAATAAAGGTTGCCATCAATATTTCATCAAAGGATTTGAAGGACGATTCAATTATCGGCTATACGATAGATCATATTAAAGAGAAGCAAATAGAACCGACCATGATTGAATTTGAGCTGACGGAACGAACCATCGTCGAGAATGAAAATCGTCTTGAGCATTTCTTAAACCGTCTTAAAGATATTGGCATTGAAATCTCACTTGATGATTTTGGAACGGGCAACAACTCACTGATTCATCTGGTAAGCCTACCCATTGATTTCATAAAAATAGATAAAGTATTTATAGACAATATCAACGATTTACATAATAAGGCATTGGTTGACGGTATCATTAATTTGGCACATAATTTGGGAATGAAAGTGATCGCCGAAGGAGTGGAAACGAAAGAGCAAATAGAAATATTAAGCAATATGAATTGCGATAACATTCAAGGGTATTACTTTAGCAAACCGCTTACCCCGGAAAAGACAAAGGAGTTTATTGTGAATTTCGGCAAAGAACAGCCTTTAGAATGCGGAGCGGTATGA
- a CDS encoding ABC transporter ATP-binding protein, whose amino-acid sequence MIEYKNVNKSYGKHKVVKNLNLKIQDGEFVVLIGPSGCGKTTTLKMLNRLIEMDSGTISINDKNIMDMNPEKLRSHIGYVIQQIGLFPNMTVEENICVVPRLLKWDKEKSHQRAKELLEMVGMPYEEYAHKYPNEMSGGQQQRIGVLRALAAEPPIILMDEPFGALDPITRDSLQDEVKSLQMRLGKTVIFVTHDMDEALKMADTVVFMNDGQILQIDSPEGILRAPANDTVREFMGKHVHNFSQNQMVCSDLMKINVAKVTQDKKTLECVAIMSRREIDSLVVVDNDGHYTGVLMIETINERGKAGGSIKDMITTDFPTVALDSSAKTAFDIISSQKAEYVVVLTEDKKVAGIITKTSMSKALASVVWGDAQ is encoded by the coding sequence ATGATTGAATACAAAAATGTCAATAAATCTTACGGAAAGCATAAAGTTGTTAAAAATTTAAATTTAAAAATACAGGACGGTGAATTTGTCGTACTGATCGGCCCTTCCGGCTGTGGAAAAACAACAACGCTGAAAATGCTGAACCGGCTGATTGAGATGGATTCCGGTACAATCAGTATCAATGATAAGAATATTATGGATATGAATCCTGAAAAACTGCGCAGCCATATTGGATATGTCATTCAGCAAATCGGGCTCTTCCCAAATATGACGGTGGAAGAAAATATTTGTGTTGTGCCCCGCTTGCTGAAATGGGACAAAGAGAAAAGCCATCAAAGGGCAAAGGAGCTTTTAGAGATGGTGGGCATGCCATATGAGGAATACGCCCATAAGTATCCGAATGAAATGAGCGGCGGGCAGCAGCAGCGCATCGGTGTACTCCGCGCGCTGGCGGCGGAGCCTCCCATTATATTAATGGATGAGCCTTTCGGTGCCTTGGACCCGATTACAAGGGATTCGCTTCAGGATGAGGTAAAGTCGCTTCAAATGCGGTTGGGCAAGACCGTTATTTTTGTGACCCACGACATGGACGAAGCCTTAAAAATGGCGGATACGGTCGTTTTTATGAACGACGGGCAAATTTTACAAATTGATTCCCCGGAGGGGATTCTGCGTGCGCCGGCAAATGATACCGTGCGGGAATTCATGGGCAAGCATGTTCACAATTTCTCACAGAATCAGATGGTTTGCTCGGATTTGATGAAAATCAATGTCGCAAAGGTAACACAGGACAAAAAGACGCTGGAATGCGTCGCCATTATGAGCCGCAGGGAGATTGATTCCCTTGTGGTGGTGGATAATGACGGACACTATACGGGAGTGCTTATGATTGAAACAATCAATGAGCGCGGAAAAGCCGGCGGTTCCATCAAAGATATGATTACTACCGATTTTCCGACGGTAGCGCTGGACTCCTCCGCGAAAACGGCGTTTGATATCATCAGCAGCCAAAAGGCGGAATATGTCGTTGTGCTGACCGAAGACAAAAAGGTGGCCGGCATTATTACCAAAACCAGCATGTCAAAGGCTTTGGCAAGCGTCGTGTGGGGTGATGCGCAATGA
- a CDS encoding ABC transporter permease, translating to MSDFFQLYGEKLIHSIIVHLGYVLISVSIGFVIALFLGILLSRVPRISKIVIPILSVVQTVPGIVFIGILFLYIGMVPATVVIALAIYAIFPVLKNTYTGLLGVSEEYKEAARGCGMTSLQALLRVELPLALPAIIGGLRMSTIYIVSWAVLASMIGLGGLGDFIYIGVSTNNNTLIIAGAIPAAILAVGLGLLIDFFQKKAVPKGLRRDVK from the coding sequence ATGAGTGATTTTTTCCAGCTGTACGGGGAAAAGCTGATTCATTCCATCATCGTTCATCTGGGCTACGTTTTGATTTCCGTGTCGATTGGTTTTGTCATTGCTTTATTTTTGGGAATCCTGCTTTCCAGAGTCCCGAGAATTTCAAAAATCGTCATCCCGATTCTTTCCGTGGTGCAGACGGTACCCGGCATTGTATTTATCGGAATTTTATTTCTGTACATTGGAATGGTACCCGCCACGGTGGTGATCGCACTCGCGATTTACGCGATTTTCCCTGTTTTAAAAAACACATACACCGGCCTTTTGGGCGTTTCAGAGGAATATAAGGAAGCGGCCAGGGGCTGCGGGATGACGTCGCTGCAGGCGCTGCTGCGGGTGGAGCTCCCTCTGGCGCTTCCCGCCATTATCGGCGGACTTAGGATGTCAACCATCTACATTGTAAGCTGGGCGGTGCTTGCATCCATGATCGGGCTGGGCGGCCTCGGCGATTTCATTTACATCGGCGTCAGCACGAATAACAACACGCTGATTATCGCAGGTGCAATTCCGGCCGCGATCCTCGCGGTGGGTCTGGGACTTCTGATTGATTTCTTTCAGAAGAAGGCCGTTCCCAAAGGGTTAAGGAGGGATGTCAAATGA
- a CDS encoding ABC transporter permease: MSINMIFDHLTIVLISVLLTVLIGLPLGVLAYMKQRVRGVVLWTVDILQTIPALALLGIIMVFLGAGKPTVIIGLVLYSLLPIVHNTYLGLSDIDPAVKEAADGMGMSRTYRLLHVEIPIAFPVIFTGIRIATVTSIGVAVFATFVGGGGLGSIIYRGIHVQNMQLILSGTLSLMGMAVLFDGVMAYIEKRLYRRRKIIKSENI; encoded by the coding sequence ATGAGTATCAACATGATATTTGATCATCTTACCATCGTTTTAATATCTGTGCTTTTAACTGTTCTCATCGGCCTTCCGCTCGGTGTTCTCGCTTACATGAAGCAACGGGTTCGCGGGGTGGTTTTATGGACTGTGGATATTCTCCAGACGATCCCGGCGCTCGCGCTGCTGGGCATTATTATGGTCTTTCTCGGTGCGGGTAAGCCCACGGTAATCATCGGGCTTGTTCTGTATTCCCTTCTGCCGATTGTGCACAACACTTACCTCGGCCTGAGCGATATTGACCCGGCCGTCAAGGAAGCGGCCGACGGCATGGGGATGAGCCGGACTTACCGGCTGCTCCATGTGGAAATTCCCATCGCTTTCCCTGTTATTTTTACGGGTATCAGAATCGCGACCGTCACCTCAATCGGGGTTGCCGTCTTTGCGACTTTTGTGGGCGGCGGCGGACTGGGGTCCATCATCTACCGGGGAATTCACGTTCAGAACATGCAGCTGATTTTATCAGGAACGCTGTCTCTTATGGGAATGGCGGTGCTGTTTGACGGTGTGATGGCGTACATTGAAAAGCGGCTGTACCGCCGCAGAAAAATCATAAAAAGTGAAAACATTTGA